A genomic window from Streptomyces sp. MST-110588 includes:
- a CDS encoding chorismate mutase, with the protein MSEGTVPPAGDATSVADEAARERLLYLRGSIDNLDAALVHLLAERFKCTQQVGELKARHSLPPADPAREATQIARLRRLAEDAKLDPAFAEKFLNFIIDEVVRHHKAIADRSAPDDTPASSAP; encoded by the coding sequence ATGAGCGAGGGGACAGTCCCGCCCGCCGGCGACGCGACCTCCGTAGCGGACGAGGCGGCGCGCGAGCGTCTGCTCTATCTGCGCGGCAGCATCGACAACCTCGACGCCGCACTGGTGCACCTGCTCGCCGAGCGCTTCAAATGCACCCAGCAGGTCGGCGAGCTCAAGGCACGGCACAGCCTCCCGCCCGCCGACCCGGCCCGCGAGGCCACCCAGATCGCACGCCTGCGCCGACTGGCCGAGGACGCCAAGCTCGACCCCGCCTTCGCCGAGAAGTTCCTGAACTTCATCATCGACGAGGTCGTACGCCACCACAAAGCCATCGCCGACCGCTCCGCCCCCGACGACACCCCCGCTTCCTCCGCCCCATAA
- a CDS encoding recombinase family protein, which produces MTHDDLPSWLPARRATTPAPPGARRGLRFGFYGRVSTEDQQDPEASRQWQLGRARALIEPAGGAVVSEYFDTGQTRTLPWKRRPRAVDLLARLADPQRGFDAVVIGEPQRAFYGSQFGNTFPLFTHFGVPLWVPEVGGAIDPDNEAHDLIMSVFGGMSKGERNRIKIRVRAAMAALTLVEGRYLGGRPPYGYRLVDLGPHPNPGKAALGKRLSGLEPDPVTAHTVVRIFTEFLRGLGIFAIAEGLTRDGIPSPSAHDPARNRHRDTRAWAKSAVRAILGNPRYTGRQVWNRQHKHETLLDIQDVTLGHTTVMRWNGKEEWIVSRHIVHTPLIDDDTFAAAQDLLHTRATQGAPHPTHRTRNPYLFRGRITCGSCTRRMQGQWSHGEAYYRCRFPEEYALVQRILHPRNVYLRESWITPPLDDWLGTVFAPHRLDDTIDSMAATEDVPEINQAAATAARATIAECDAKLTTHRAALEAGADPAVVTRWLAETQAARARAQADLRTATMGAGARMSRDEIAGLVRSISDLIGVIREAAAEDKTEIYRHLGLQLTYDPSTTTVRAEITPSPPSSHTPNNDKTPRFQRNRGEMVCVRGGT; this is translated from the coding sequence ATGACGCACGATGATCTCCCTTCCTGGCTGCCCGCCCGCCGCGCAACCACCCCCGCCCCGCCGGGCGCGCGCCGCGGTCTGCGGTTCGGGTTCTACGGCCGGGTCTCCACCGAGGACCAACAGGACCCCGAAGCCTCCCGGCAGTGGCAGCTCGGCCGGGCCCGGGCCCTGATCGAGCCGGCCGGGGGCGCGGTGGTCAGCGAGTACTTCGACACCGGGCAGACCCGTACGCTGCCGTGGAAGCGCCGTCCGCGCGCCGTGGACCTCCTGGCCCGGCTCGCCGACCCGCAGCGCGGCTTCGACGCGGTCGTGATCGGCGAGCCGCAGCGCGCCTTCTACGGCAGCCAGTTCGGCAACACCTTTCCGCTCTTCACCCACTTCGGCGTCCCGTTGTGGGTCCCGGAGGTCGGCGGTGCCATCGACCCGGACAACGAGGCGCACGACCTGATCATGTCCGTGTTCGGCGGCATGTCCAAGGGCGAGCGCAACCGCATCAAGATCCGCGTGCGGGCGGCGATGGCCGCCCTGACCCTTGTCGAGGGCCGCTACCTGGGCGGCCGACCGCCCTACGGCTACCGGCTCGTGGACCTGGGCCCCCACCCCAACCCCGGCAAGGCGGCCCTGGGCAAGCGCCTGTCCGGCCTGGAGCCGGACCCGGTCACCGCCCACACCGTCGTGCGTATCTTCACCGAGTTCCTCCGCGGTCTGGGGATCTTCGCCATCGCCGAGGGCCTGACCCGGGACGGCATCCCCAGCCCGTCCGCCCACGACCCGGCCCGCAACCGCCACCGGGACACCCGGGCCTGGGCCAAGAGCGCGGTCCGCGCCATCCTCGGCAACCCCCGCTACACCGGGCGCCAGGTCTGGAACCGGCAGCACAAGCACGAGACCCTGCTCGACATCCAGGACGTCACCCTGGGCCATACCACCGTGATGCGCTGGAACGGCAAGGAAGAGTGGATCGTCTCCCGGCACATCGTGCACACCCCGCTGATCGACGACGACACCTTCGCCGCCGCCCAGGACCTCCTCCACACCCGCGCCACCCAAGGCGCTCCCCACCCCACGCACCGCACCCGCAACCCGTACCTGTTCCGCGGCCGGATCACCTGCGGCTCCTGCACCCGCCGCATGCAAGGCCAGTGGTCCCACGGGGAGGCCTACTACCGCTGCCGCTTCCCCGAGGAATACGCCCTGGTCCAGCGCATCCTGCACCCCCGCAACGTTTACCTCCGCGAAAGCTGGATCACCCCGCCGCTGGATGACTGGCTCGGCACGGTCTTCGCCCCACACCGCCTGGACGACACGATCGATTCGATGGCCGCCACCGAAGACGTGCCCGAGATCAACCAAGCAGCCGCCACCGCAGCCCGCGCCACCATCGCCGAGTGCGACGCCAAACTCACCACCCACCGCGCCGCCCTCGAAGCCGGAGCCGACCCCGCCGTCGTCACCCGGTGGCTCGCCGAGACCCAAGCGGCCCGTGCCAGAGCCCAAGCCGACCTGCGCACCGCCACCATGGGCGCGGGCGCGCGCATGTCCCGCGACGAGATCGCCGGCCTCGTCCGCTCCATCAGCGATCTCATCGGCGTCATCCGCGAAGCAGCGGCCGAGGACAAAACCGAGATCTACCGGCACCTCGGGCTGCAGCTGACCTACGACCCCAGCACGACCACCGTACGAGCCGAGATCACTCCCAGCCCGCCCAGCTCACACACCCCCAACAACGACAAAACCCCACGGTTCCAGAGAAACCGTGGGGAAATGGTCTGTGTCCGAGGGGGGACTTGA
- a CDS encoding transposase encodes MSCLRHPAGAHLRLEGIISMTSEVAEVTADQGVFGGVDSYADTIHVVVISDNGGYLADAEFATTAAGYAAALAFLTAHGHVTAIGVEGTSSYGAGFPRTARSLGHQVIEVNRPVEAERRRTGKSDPIDAYAAARAALSGRADSAPKDDTVGGHPAGRLRRADLHLSHSTISRSCPTTNSLSYSGHKTTKTHLLADDRARPLAWQTTPGQRGDSRMLPSVLAGLLIGRSGQGRPRCRPGRLRSDKAYSSRDHRAYLRRRGIKATIAEPDDQRDNRRRRGRAGGRPPAFDTAQYRQRNAVERCVSKWKQFRAVATHFDKRDHIFNGALTVAAIVIWLRDTVQEPSETT; translated from the coding sequence ATGTCCTGTCTGCGCCACCCGGCCGGTGCCCACCTCCGGCTGGAAGGCATCATCAGCATGACATCAGAGGTCGCGGAGGTCACCGCGGACCAGGGCGTGTTCGGCGGCGTCGACTCCTATGCCGACACCATCCACGTCGTTGTCATCAGCGACAACGGCGGCTACCTCGCAGACGCCGAGTTCGCCACCACCGCCGCCGGATACGCCGCGGCTCTGGCCTTCCTGACCGCGCACGGACATGTGACCGCGATCGGCGTGGAAGGCACCTCCTCCTACGGGGCAGGCTTCCCCCGCACCGCCCGCTCTCTCGGGCACCAGGTCATCGAGGTCAACCGCCCCGTTGAGGCCGAACGCCGCCGCACCGGCAAGTCCGACCCGATCGACGCCTACGCCGCCGCCCGCGCTGCCCTGTCCGGACGAGCCGACAGCGCCCCGAAGGACGACACCGTCGGCGGGCACCCCGCAGGGCGACTCCGAAGGGCCGACCTTCATCTCTCGCACAGCACCATTTCCAGAAGCTGTCCTACTACCAACTCCCTTTCATATTCAGGACATAAGACCACCAAAACCCACCTGCTGGCCGACGACCGGGCCCGACCGCTGGCCTGGCAGACCACGCCCGGTCAGCGGGGCGACAGCCGGATGCTCCCTTCGGTGCTAGCCGGACTGCTGATCGGGCGCAGTGGTCAGGGGCGCCCGCGCTGCCGACCGGGCCGCCTCCGTAGCGACAAGGCGTACTCCAGCCGCGACCACCGTGCCTACCTGCGACGTCGAGGCATCAAGGCAACCATCGCCGAGCCGGATGACCAGCGGGACAACCGTCGACGCCGCGGTCGGGCAGGCGGCCGTCCACCGGCCTTCGACACGGCCCAATACCGGCAGCGAAACGCCGTCGAGCGTTGCGTGAGCAAGTGGAAGCAGTTCCGGGCGGTGGCCACTCATTTCGACAAGCGCGACCACATCTTCAACGGCGCCCTCACCGTCGCCGCCATCGTCATCTGGCTTCGCGACACCGTCCAAGAGCCATCGGAAACGACCTAG
- a CDS encoding DUF998 domain-containing protein, whose protein sequence is MAAGPLFTIAYLVEGAGRVGYRPLRHPVSSLALGRAGWAQTLNFLFAGLLSLIFAVGLWRDGPSRWGALLIGAWAVGLLGAGVFRTDPVSGYPVGTPDQLQHPTRVGALHDLFSLIGFLALAVACFVFALSTSLGWALYSIASGVLFATTMALASAAFSQHQRWVDLGGLIQRVSLMIGWTWQTLLAVRLL, encoded by the coding sequence CTGGCTGCTGGACCTCTCTTCACCATCGCGTATCTCGTAGAAGGCGCCGGCCGTGTGGGCTATAGACCGCTCCGTCATCCCGTCAGTTCGCTCGCCCTCGGCCGTGCCGGGTGGGCTCAGACCCTCAACTTCCTCTTCGCGGGCTTGCTATCGCTGATCTTCGCCGTGGGCCTCTGGCGTGATGGGCCTTCCCGCTGGGGTGCCTTACTGATCGGCGCGTGGGCGGTCGGCCTGCTTGGCGCAGGTGTCTTCCGCACGGATCCGGTGAGCGGTTACCCAGTCGGCACCCCCGATCAGCTTCAGCACCCCACCCGCGTCGGGGCTCTGCATGACCTGTTCTCCCTCATCGGATTCCTCGCCCTTGCCGTAGCCTGTTTCGTCTTCGCCCTGTCCACCTCGCTGGGATGGGCCCTCTACTCGATCGCCAGCGGTGTACTCTTCGCAACCACGATGGCGCTGGCCAGTGCCGCGTTCAGCCAGCATCAACGTTGGGTGGATCTGGGCGGACTTATCCAGCGCGTCTCACTCATGATCGGCTGGACCTGGCAGACGCTGCTCGCCGTGCGCCTTCTGTAG
- a CDS encoding pre-toxin TG domain-containing protein: MGLAYRWIRATPYHDDQGIMKRRLATRMTVLVLVLSVLLTGGMSSALAVTPKSGDSDPVITKIFKACHGLLPSKKIECMKSEANDVVGDSIEECSKEPVTNRITCLLDRVKGEATQIAGLIYYLHLLYQVSHGRGEDDSVLGNPSQVLRILSDPLVLLEDKELLARLKREVEAEIGELKGVNANGNCKKDASFLGKLNCLRVEYMPEATAKETMTWLAYAQIVVIYLADRKEVGKQLIKLQGDLSQAAGDPAKLRDQKFRHRLSGELKEARKRGLANLDFWASYGKELRSGFDRLPEITKGVAAVADGIKGIGDLNVGGPEWDKTFKNLDKGFSLPSDWGSIFGPGGLMDQTNRDLDRLNKDLDQTNKDLTRMNRELDQMNKDLAQMNRELDQMNASINAGMSEIDRQMAGLRINLAKMKAIDAREHPEIFEHLFRDLDLSGIDDYLRSGPKGDESPVLQTIMSGILDFIPIAGDIKGIGEGINGKDMVTGQELSGPERLIGSIVMLRWMKAGKKFITAEELSKAMKAEKATGKIDGWLRKDAWHKVPESLKGYESVTRKGVGYRWNDGKGNGIRIDKGNPNNPQKYQQVDHVVINSGGKVVGRNGKQISGSIENDPREAHIPLDEWVKWKEWNKP, translated from the coding sequence GTGGGGCTTGCTTATCGCTGGATTCGCGCCACACCGTATCACGATGATCAAGGAATCATGAAAAGACGTCTCGCAACCAGAATGACGGTGCTCGTTCTGGTGCTTTCCGTGCTGCTCACGGGCGGCATGTCATCCGCACTTGCCGTCACTCCTAAGTCCGGTGATTCAGACCCGGTAATCACGAAAATCTTCAAAGCATGTCACGGACTCCTGCCCTCCAAAAAAATCGAGTGCATGAAAAGTGAGGCAAATGATGTAGTAGGTGACTCCATCGAGGAATGCTCCAAGGAGCCGGTCACTAACCGCATCACTTGCCTGCTGGACCGTGTCAAAGGCGAAGCAACCCAGATTGCAGGTTTGATCTACTACCTCCACTTGTTGTATCAGGTGTCACATGGCCGAGGCGAGGATGACTCAGTACTCGGCAACCCTTCGCAGGTGCTGCGCATCCTGAGTGACCCGCTCGTCCTCTTGGAAGACAAGGAGCTCCTGGCCCGTCTCAAGCGAGAAGTCGAGGCGGAAATCGGTGAGCTGAAAGGCGTCAACGCCAATGGCAACTGTAAAAAGGACGCATCTTTCCTTGGCAAGCTGAATTGCCTGAGGGTGGAATACATGCCCGAGGCCACGGCGAAGGAGACGATGACCTGGCTGGCCTATGCGCAGATAGTCGTCATATACCTGGCCGACAGGAAGGAGGTCGGTAAGCAGCTCATCAAGCTGCAGGGCGACCTCTCACAGGCCGCAGGCGACCCGGCGAAACTCAGGGACCAGAAGTTCCGTCACCGCCTCTCGGGCGAACTCAAGGAGGCCAGGAAGCGCGGTCTGGCCAACCTCGACTTCTGGGCTTCCTACGGTAAGGAGCTGCGCAGCGGCTTCGACAGGCTTCCGGAGATCACAAAAGGCGTAGCGGCCGTCGCTGACGGCATAAAGGGAATCGGCGACCTGAACGTCGGCGGACCGGAATGGGACAAGACCTTCAAGAACCTGGACAAGGGGTTTTCTCTTCCTTCTGACTGGGGCAGTATCTTCGGGCCCGGCGGCTTGATGGATCAGACTAATAGAGATCTGGACCGGTTGAACAAAGATCTTGACCAGACAAATAAAGATCTGACTCGGATGAACCGGGAACTGGACCAGATGAACAAAGATCTGGCTCAGATGAACCGGGAACTGGACCAGATGAATGCCAGCATTAATGCTGGAATGAGCGAAATTGATCGCCAAATGGCCGGGCTGAGAATAAATTTGGCCAAGATGAAAGCGATTGACGCCCGCGAGCATCCGGAAATCTTTGAGCACCTCTTCCGGGACCTGGATCTCTCCGGAATCGACGACTACCTCCGTAGCGGCCCCAAGGGTGACGAGAGTCCCGTCCTGCAGACGATCATGTCTGGGATTCTGGACTTCATCCCCATCGCAGGCGACATCAAGGGGATAGGCGAAGGTATCAACGGCAAGGACATGGTGACCGGGCAGGAGCTTTCCGGGCCCGAGCGCCTCATCGGTTCGATCGTCATGCTGCGCTGGATGAAGGCCGGCAAGAAATTCATTACCGCCGAAGAGCTAAGCAAGGCCATGAAGGCGGAGAAGGCAACCGGCAAGATCGACGGATGGCTGCGCAAGGATGCCTGGCATAAGGTGCCGGAGTCTTTGAAGGGGTATGAGAGTGTTACTCGTAAGGGAGTCGGGTACCGTTGGAACGACGGCAAGGGTAACGGCATCAGGATCGATAAGGGAAATCCGAACAATCCTCAAAAATACCAGCAGGTCGACCACGTGGTGATCAACTCGGGGGGTAAAGTTGTCGGACGGAACGGAAAGCAGATCTCGGGCAGCATCGAAAACGACCCCCGTGAAGCACACATTCCTCTCGATGAGTGGGTCAAGTGGAAGGAATGGAACAAGCCATGA